A portion of the Micromonospora vinacea genome contains these proteins:
- a CDS encoding ABC transporter ATP-binding protein — protein sequence MTSTTTAPQSATTAVALSGVTKVYGRGANAVLALDGVSLDVAPGEFVCLVGASGCGKSTLLNLVAGLDRVSGGQITLAGDANPGLMFQEPALFPWLTVDANVEVPLKLRRLPRAQRRERVAELLRTVHLADFGRKRPHELSGGMRQRVALARTLALDTPVLLMDEPFGALDAMTRDILHDELERIWSERKLSVLFVTHNVREAARLADRIILLSSRPGRIIYSTEVNIPRPRRIDSPEVAAIAAEVTERLRTEVGRHGQ from the coding sequence ATGACGTCGACCACGACGGCGCCGCAGAGCGCGACCACAGCGGTCGCGCTCTCCGGCGTGACCAAGGTGTACGGGCGCGGGGCGAACGCCGTCCTGGCCCTGGACGGTGTCTCGCTGGACGTCGCGCCCGGCGAGTTCGTCTGCCTGGTCGGTGCGTCCGGCTGCGGCAAGAGCACACTGCTCAACCTGGTGGCCGGGCTGGACCGGGTCAGCGGTGGGCAGATCACCCTGGCCGGCGACGCCAACCCGGGTCTGATGTTCCAGGAACCGGCGCTGTTCCCGTGGCTGACCGTCGACGCCAACGTGGAGGTGCCCCTCAAGCTGCGCCGGCTCCCCCGGGCCCAGCGCCGCGAGCGGGTGGCCGAACTGCTGCGCACTGTGCACCTGGCCGACTTCGGCCGTAAGCGCCCGCACGAGCTCTCCGGCGGAATGCGGCAACGCGTCGCGCTGGCCCGCACCCTGGCCCTGGACACCCCGGTGCTGCTCATGGACGAGCCGTTCGGCGCGCTGGACGCGATGACCCGGGACATCCTGCATGACGAGCTGGAACGGATCTGGTCCGAGCGCAAGCTCTCGGTGCTCTTCGTGACGCACAACGTCCGCGAGGCGGCCCGGCTGGCCGACCGGATCATCCTGCTCTCCAGCCGACCCGGCCGGATCATCTACTCCACCGAGGTGAACATCCCGCGCCCCCGCCGGATCGACTCCCCCGAGGTCGCCGCCATCGCCGCCGAGGTCACCGAGCGGCTCCGTACGGAGGTGGGCCGCCATGGCCAGTGA
- a CDS encoding ATP-dependent helicase, protein MSQPTLFGAGPAPTPRLADSGPRYTPVELAKLLRLPAPTREQAAIIAAPVEPLLVVAGAGSGKTETMAARVVWLVANSYVRPEQILGLTFTRKAAGELAHRVRTRLDQLIRRLGRQERNPLDDPLAGEPTVSTYHSYAGRIVTEHGLRAGYEPSTRLLTEASRWQLVDLLVRNYDGDMSEVDRMPSTITDAVLALAGELDEHLVAPDDLAAWTGRFFAEVQSRPGRVYADVRKALTLQQTRLRLLPLVRAYARRKEDFEAMDFADQLARAARVARDHPGVGVIERDRFRVVLLDEYQDTSHAQVVLLNALFGGGHPVTAVGDPCQSIYGWRGASAGTLDRFPTEFARANGEPAPALGLTTSWRNRPEILRVANALSTPLRAAGARVPELRSALTVRDPIPHRSPGGAAGGTVHCAMLTTYADEADWIADSVLAAWRGAAGMPGAAPEHIPVARRPTTAVLVRVRSQIPAIESALRERGLPVEVVGLGGLLDTPEVRDVVCTLRVLADPTDGAALLRLLTGARWRIGPRDLVALHRRARAIANARRQVAADEASEISPDLLDEATLVEALADLGPAQAYSAEGFARLRAYGRELALLRYRLDQALPDLIADIERTIGLDVEVAVRAGRDGAGDAGLARGHLDALGDVAARFSGETPGATLSGFLSYLAAAEDEERGLAPGEVEVVEGAVQVVTAHAAKGLEWDVVAVAGLSRGLWPGPVRNSDHWLGGLGVLPFPLRGDADGLPELALDEAGDQRAVARAVTDFTDAWRAHDEREERRLTYVAVTRPRRLLLCSGYWWGEGTKRPRGPSVFLREVYDACLDGGPGHLIDAWVPEPTPDATNPTAEVVLRAEWPADPLGGRRPALAEAAGLVRRLMADGPAAALPGPVGPVLAGPVTPDGSPVEPAEPEVDPEVARWQREADLLLAERAELTRLSGAVEVALPGALSVTQLVALRRDPAALARTLRRPVPAEPNPYARRGTAFHAWLEQRFGADRLLDLDELPGAADADAAPDEALVELQERFLASEWADRSPVEVEVPFATVIAGVVVRGRMDAVFARPGGRFDVVDWKTGAQPTGTAADVAAVQLAVYRLAWAELAGVPVDRVGAAFHYVRHGVTVRPADLLDVTGLTAMIAQLPEDSAQH, encoded by the coding sequence GTGAGCCAGCCCACCCTGTTCGGCGCGGGTCCCGCGCCGACGCCCCGACTCGCGGACTCCGGCCCCCGGTACACACCGGTGGAGCTGGCCAAGCTGCTGCGGTTGCCGGCGCCCACCCGGGAGCAGGCCGCGATCATCGCCGCCCCGGTGGAGCCGCTGCTGGTGGTCGCCGGCGCCGGGTCGGGCAAGACCGAGACGATGGCCGCCCGGGTGGTCTGGCTGGTGGCCAACTCGTACGTGCGGCCGGAGCAGATCCTCGGGCTGACCTTCACCCGCAAGGCGGCCGGGGAGCTGGCGCATCGGGTACGGACCCGGCTCGACCAGCTGATCCGCCGCCTCGGCCGGCAGGAACGGAACCCGCTGGACGACCCGCTCGCGGGCGAGCCCACAGTCTCCACCTACCACTCGTACGCGGGGCGGATCGTCACCGAGCACGGGCTGCGGGCCGGCTACGAGCCGTCCACCCGGCTGCTCACCGAGGCGTCCCGCTGGCAGTTGGTCGACCTGCTGGTGCGCAACTACGACGGTGACATGTCCGAGGTGGACCGGATGCCGAGCACCATCACCGACGCGGTGCTGGCGCTCGCAGGCGAGCTGGACGAGCACCTGGTCGCGCCGGACGACCTGGCGGCCTGGACCGGTCGGTTCTTTGCCGAGGTGCAGTCCCGGCCGGGTCGGGTGTACGCCGACGTGCGCAAGGCACTCACCCTCCAGCAGACCCGGTTGCGTCTGCTGCCGCTGGTGCGGGCGTACGCCCGGCGCAAGGAGGACTTCGAGGCGATGGACTTCGCCGACCAGCTCGCCCGGGCGGCCCGGGTGGCCCGGGACCATCCGGGGGTCGGCGTGATCGAGCGGGACCGCTTCCGGGTGGTGCTGCTCGACGAGTACCAGGACACCAGCCACGCCCAGGTGGTGTTGCTCAACGCGTTGTTCGGTGGCGGGCACCCGGTGACCGCGGTGGGCGACCCGTGCCAGTCGATCTACGGCTGGCGGGGGGCCAGCGCGGGCACCCTGGACCGGTTCCCCACCGAGTTCGCACGCGCCAACGGTGAGCCGGCCCCGGCGCTGGGGCTCACCACGAGTTGGCGCAACCGCCCGGAGATCCTTCGGGTGGCGAACGCGCTCTCCACCCCGCTGCGGGCGGCGGGTGCCCGGGTGCCGGAGCTGCGCTCCGCGCTGACCGTCCGGGACCCGATCCCGCACCGCAGCCCGGGTGGTGCGGCCGGCGGCACCGTGCACTGCGCGATGCTGACCACGTACGCCGACGAGGCCGACTGGATCGCCGACAGCGTGCTCGCCGCCTGGCGCGGGGCGGCCGGGATGCCGGGCGCGGCCCCGGAGCACATCCCGGTGGCGCGGCGTCCGACGACAGCCGTGCTGGTCCGGGTCCGCAGCCAGATCCCGGCGATCGAGTCGGCGCTGCGCGAGCGGGGTCTGCCGGTCGAGGTGGTCGGGCTGGGTGGCCTGCTGGACACCCCCGAGGTACGCGACGTGGTGTGCACGCTGCGGGTGCTTGCCGACCCGACCGACGGCGCCGCGCTGCTGCGGTTGCTCACCGGCGCCCGTTGGCGGATCGGGCCGCGTGACCTGGTGGCGTTGCACCGGCGGGCTCGGGCCATCGCGAACGCCCGGCGGCAGGTGGCCGCCGACGAGGCCTCGGAGATCAGCCCCGACCTGTTGGACGAGGCGACCCTGGTGGAGGCGTTGGCCGACCTCGGGCCGGCGCAGGCGTACTCGGCGGAGGGGTTCGCGCGGCTGCGCGCGTACGGCCGGGAGCTGGCGCTGCTGCGCTACCGACTGGACCAGGCGCTGCCGGACCTGATCGCTGACATCGAGCGGACCATCGGCCTGGACGTGGAGGTCGCGGTGCGGGCCGGCCGGGACGGCGCCGGCGACGCAGGCCTGGCCCGGGGGCACCTTGATGCCCTCGGCGACGTGGCGGCCCGGTTCAGCGGGGAGACGCCCGGCGCGACGCTGTCCGGTTTCCTGTCCTACCTGGCCGCCGCCGAGGACGAGGAGCGTGGTCTGGCGCCGGGCGAGGTCGAGGTGGTGGAGGGCGCCGTGCAGGTGGTCACCGCGCACGCCGCCAAGGGCCTGGAGTGGGACGTGGTGGCGGTGGCCGGGCTCAGTCGTGGGTTGTGGCCGGGGCCGGTCCGCAACTCCGACCACTGGCTGGGTGGGCTGGGCGTGCTGCCGTTCCCGTTGCGCGGCGACGCCGACGGGCTGCCCGAGTTGGCGCTCGACGAGGCCGGGGACCAGCGGGCCGTGGCGCGGGCGGTGACCGACTTCACCGACGCGTGGCGGGCCCACGACGAGCGGGAGGAGCGCCGGCTGACGTACGTGGCGGTGACCCGGCCGCGCCGGCTGCTGCTCTGCTCCGGTTACTGGTGGGGGGAGGGCACGAAGCGACCGCGAGGTCCGTCGGTCTTCCTGCGGGAGGTGTACGACGCCTGCCTCGACGGCGGGCCGGGGCACCTGATCGACGCGTGGGTGCCGGAGCCGACGCCCGACGCAACGAACCCGACGGCCGAGGTGGTGCTCCGCGCGGAGTGGCCGGCCGACCCGCTGGGTGGTCGCCGGCCGGCGTTGGCCGAGGCGGCCGGGTTGGTGCGTCGCCTGATGGCCGACGGTCCGGCGGCGGCGCTCCCCGGGCCGGTCGGGCCGGTGCTCGCCGGGCCGGTCACGCCGGACGGGTCGCCGGTCGAGCCAGCCGAGCCGGAGGTGGATCCGGAGGTGGCGCGCTGGCAGCGCGAGGCGGACCTGCTGCTGGCGGAGCGCGCCGAGCTGACCCGGCTCTCCGGTGCGGTCGAGGTGGCGCTGCCCGGGGCGCTGAGCGTCACCCAGCTGGTCGCGTTGCGGCGCGATCCGGCGGCGCTGGCCCGTACGCTGCGCCGCCCGGTGCCGGCCGAACCCAACCCGTACGCCCGCCGAGGCACCGCCTTCCACGCCTGGTTGGAGCAGCGCTTCGGCGCCGACCGCCTGCTGGACCTGGACGAGCTGCCCGGCGCGGCCGACGCCGATGCCGCACCCGACGAGGCGCTGGTCGAGCTTCAGGAGCGGTTCCTGGCCAGTGAGTGGGCCGACCGGTCACCGGTGGAGGTGGAGGTGCCGTTCGCCACGGTGATCGCCGGAGTGGTGGTGCGGGGCCGGATGGACGCGGTCTTCGCCCGGCCGGGTGGTCGGTTCGACGTGGTCGACTGGAAGACCGGAGCGCAGCCCACCGGGACGGCGGCCGACGTGGCCGCCGTGCAGTTGGCCGTGTACCGGCTGGCCTGGGCTGAGCTGGCCGGCGTGCCTGTCGACCGGGTGGGCGCGGCGTTCCACTACGTCCGGCACGGAGTGACGGTCCGCCCCGCCGACCTCCTTGATGTGACAGGCCTCACGGCCATGATCGCCCAGTTGCCCGAGGATTCTGCCCAACATTGA
- a CDS encoding ABC transporter permease encodes MASDTLTSSARTDAEISGLDALEIAGRDKEVSRGARIWAATWPKLAALAIAIAAWQIVVWTGWKPPYSLPAPLEVGRELVAQAQGPQLWDGLLTTLQRAALGYVFSVAVGLLLGLAVARSTVLRAAIGSMITALQTMPSIAWFPLAILLFELSEKAIFFVVVLGAAPSIANGVISGVDYVPPLLVRAGRNLGARGLNLYRYVIAPAALPAIVAGLKQGWAFSWRSLMAGELLVSGISQTSLGAQLTYSRELSDAPWLLSTMIVILVVGLVVDAAFGAADKAIRRRWGVLDQAGQ; translated from the coding sequence ATGGCCAGTGACACCCTCACCAGTTCGGCGCGTACCGACGCGGAGATCTCCGGCCTCGACGCGCTGGAGATCGCCGGCCGGGACAAGGAGGTCTCCCGGGGCGCCCGGATCTGGGCGGCCACCTGGCCCAAGCTGGCCGCGCTGGCCATCGCCATCGCCGCCTGGCAGATCGTGGTCTGGACGGGCTGGAAGCCGCCGTACTCACTGCCGGCGCCACTGGAGGTGGGCCGCGAGCTGGTGGCCCAGGCCCAGGGGCCACAGCTCTGGGACGGCCTGCTCACCACGCTGCAACGGGCCGCCCTCGGGTACGTCTTCTCGGTCGCCGTCGGCCTGCTGCTGGGCCTCGCGGTGGCCCGGTCCACTGTGCTGCGCGCCGCCATCGGCTCGATGATCACCGCGTTGCAGACCATGCCGTCGATCGCCTGGTTCCCGCTGGCCATCCTGCTCTTCGAGCTGAGCGAGAAGGCCATCTTCTTCGTGGTGGTGCTCGGCGCGGCACCGTCCATCGCCAACGGGGTGATCTCCGGCGTGGACTACGTGCCGCCGCTGCTGGTGCGCGCCGGCCGCAACCTGGGCGCCCGGGGGCTCAACCTCTACCGGTACGTCATCGCACCGGCCGCCCTGCCGGCGATCGTCGCCGGGCTCAAGCAGGGCTGGGCCTTCTCCTGGCGCAGCCTGATGGCCGGTGAACTGCTCGTGAGCGGCATCTCGCAGACCTCGCTGGGCGCCCAGCTCACCTACTCCCGCGAGTTGTCCGACGCACCCTGGCTGCTCTCCACGATGATCGTCATCCTGGTCGTCGGTCTGGTCGTGGACGCCGCGTTCGGTGCTGCGGACAAGGCGATCCGGCGCCGCTGGGGCGTACTGGACCAGGCTGGTCAGTGA
- a CDS encoding LLM class flavin-dependent oxidoreductase — MSFHWFLPTSGDGDQVGAATVTAGAARHDRAATVAYLAEVGRAAEENGFTAVLTPVGAGCPDPWIVCAAVAQHTERLGMLVAVRAGFALPTLIAQQAEAFQAISGGRLSLNIVTGGDPAEQRAYGDFLGHDDRYARTGEFVDVLRRAWAGGPFDYAGKHYRVDGGGLATPLAVPPPVYFGGASPAAETVAARQADVYLMWGEPPASIAARVARVRALAADHCRTLRTGLRLHVIARPTTAEAWAEADRLLAGMSPERIAAAQARFRRMDSVGQARMAALNAGRTDGLTVAPNLWAGVGLVREGAGTALVGSYAEVAARIDEYAALGVDEFVLSGWPHREEAERVGAEVLPLVTAPVAAAPGRSRVAEVSTR; from the coding sequence ATGAGCTTCCACTGGTTCCTCCCCACCTCCGGCGACGGCGACCAGGTCGGTGCCGCCACCGTCACCGCGGGTGCCGCCCGGCACGACCGGGCGGCGACGGTGGCCTACCTGGCCGAGGTCGGCCGGGCCGCCGAGGAGAACGGGTTCACCGCCGTCCTCACGCCGGTGGGCGCCGGCTGCCCCGACCCGTGGATCGTCTGCGCCGCGGTCGCCCAGCACACCGAGCGGCTCGGCATGCTGGTCGCGGTCCGGGCCGGTTTCGCGCTACCCACCCTGATCGCCCAGCAGGCCGAAGCGTTCCAGGCCATCTCGGGTGGCCGGCTGTCGCTCAACATCGTCACCGGCGGCGACCCGGCCGAGCAGCGGGCGTACGGCGACTTCCTCGGGCACGACGACCGCTACGCGCGCACCGGCGAGTTCGTCGACGTGCTTCGCCGCGCCTGGGCCGGCGGGCCGTTCGACTACGCCGGCAAGCACTACCGGGTCGACGGCGGTGGCCTGGCCACCCCGCTCGCCGTGCCGCCGCCGGTCTACTTCGGCGGCGCGTCCCCGGCCGCCGAGACGGTGGCCGCCCGGCAGGCCGACGTGTACCTGATGTGGGGTGAACCGCCGGCGTCGATAGCGGCCCGGGTCGCCCGGGTCCGGGCGCTCGCCGCCGACCACTGCCGCACCCTGCGCACGGGCCTCCGGCTGCACGTCATCGCCCGACCGACAACCGCCGAGGCGTGGGCGGAGGCCGACCGACTGCTGGCCGGGATGAGCCCGGAGCGGATCGCCGCCGCCCAGGCCCGGTTCCGCCGGATGGACTCGGTGGGTCAGGCCCGGATGGCCGCCCTGAACGCCGGCCGCACCGACGGTCTCACCGTCGCACCGAACCTCTGGGCCGGCGTCGGCCTGGTCCGCGAGGGCGCCGGCACCGCGCTTGTCGGCAGCTACGCCGAGGTCGCGGCCCGCATCGACGAGTACGCGGCACTCGGCGTCGACGAGTTCGTCCTCTCCGGCTGGCCGCACCGCGAGGAGGCAGAGCGGGTCGGCGCCGAGGTGCTGCCCCTGGTGACGGCCCCGGTCGCGGCGGCTCCGGGAAGGTCGCGGGTGGCGGAGGTGTCGACGCGCTAG
- a CDS encoding DEAD/DEAH box helicase: MTTVIPSFAHTGLAPALLTALTAQGITEPFPIQSATLPDSLAGRDVLGRGRTGSGKTLAFGLPLLSRTAGRKARPGRPLALVLVPTRELAQQVTTALAPYARAVGLRCATVVGGLSLQRQADALRAGTEVVVATPGRLHDLINRGDARLDQVEITVLDEADQMADMGFLPQVTKLLEQVAPQGQRMLFSATLDGGVDRLVRRFLSNPVTHSVDPGTATVTAMTHHVLHVDAADKPDALTRIAAREGRTILFMGTKHRADRLARQLLSKGVRAAALHGGKSQPQRTRILEQFRNGQVTALVATDVAARGIHVDGLDMVVNVDPPTEAKDYLHRGGRTARAGESGSVVTLVLPEQRRDVSRLMATAGIRPESVQVRAGDGALARVTGAREPSGVPVTIVAPPAPASRARTSGGASTDGGARPAHRASGRSRRPRRPRTV, from the coding sequence ATGACCACAGTTATTCCTTCTTTCGCTCATACCGGTCTGGCGCCGGCGCTGCTCACCGCGTTGACCGCGCAGGGCATCACCGAGCCGTTCCCGATCCAGTCGGCGACGCTGCCCGACTCGCTCGCCGGCCGGGACGTGCTGGGCCGGGGTCGTACCGGCTCCGGCAAGACCCTCGCCTTCGGGCTTCCGCTGCTGTCCCGCACCGCCGGCCGCAAGGCGCGGCCGGGTCGTCCGCTGGCCCTGGTGCTGGTGCCGACCCGCGAACTGGCTCAGCAGGTCACCACCGCCCTGGCCCCGTACGCCCGCGCCGTCGGGCTGCGGTGCGCCACAGTCGTCGGCGGCCTGTCGTTGCAGCGGCAGGCGGACGCCCTGCGCGCCGGTACCGAAGTGGTCGTCGCCACCCCCGGCCGGCTGCACGACCTGATCAACCGTGGCGACGCCCGGCTCGACCAGGTCGAGATCACCGTGCTCGACGAGGCCGACCAGATGGCCGACATGGGCTTCCTGCCGCAGGTCACCAAGCTTCTGGAGCAGGTCGCGCCGCAGGGCCAGCGGATGCTCTTCTCCGCGACCCTGGACGGCGGCGTGGACCGGCTGGTCCGCCGCTTCCTGAGCAACCCGGTCACCCACTCGGTGGACCCGGGCACCGCGACGGTCACCGCGATGACCCACCACGTGCTGCACGTCGACGCCGCGGACAAGCCCGACGCCCTGACCCGGATCGCAGCCCGTGAGGGCCGCACCATCCTGTTCATGGGCACCAAGCACCGCGCCGACCGGCTGGCCCGCCAACTGCTCTCCAAGGGCGTACGCGCGGCCGCGCTGCACGGCGGCAAGTCCCAGCCGCAGCGCACCCGGATCCTGGAGCAGTTCCGCAACGGTCAGGTGACCGCCCTGGTCGCCACCGACGTGGCGGCCCGTGGCATCCACGTGGACGGCCTGGACATGGTGGTCAACGTGGACCCGCCGACCGAGGCGAAGGACTACCTGCACCGGGGTGGCCGCACCGCCCGGGCCGGCGAGTCCGGTTCCGTGGTCACTCTGGTCCTGCCGGAGCAGCGCCGGGACGTGTCCCGGCTGATGGCCACCGCCGGCATCCGGCCCGAGTCGGTCCAGGTGCGCGCTGGTGACGGGGCGCTGGCCCGGGTGACCGGTGCTCGCGAGCCGTCCGGCGTGCCGGTGACCATCGTCGCTCCGCCGGCGCCCGCCTCTCGGGCCCGTACCTCCGGTGGCGCGTCCACCGATGGTGGCGCCCGGCCGGCGCACCGCGCGTCGGGCCGGTCCCGTCGGCCGCGTCGCCCGCGTACCGTCTGA
- the cspE gene encoding transcription antiterminator/RNA stability regulator CspE codes for MAIGTVKWFNADKGFGFITPDGGGADVFAHFSAIQSSGYRSLDENQRVEFEVTQGQKGPQAENIRPL; via the coding sequence ATGGCTATTGGCACCGTGAAGTGGTTCAACGCTGACAAGGGCTTCGGCTTCATCACCCCCGACGGCGGCGGCGCCGACGTTTTCGCCCACTTCTCGGCGATCCAGTCCTCCGGCTACCGGAGCCTGGACGAGAACCAGCGGGTCGAGTTCGAGGTGACCCAGGGCCAGAAGGGCCCGCAGGCGGAGAACATCCGCCCGCTCTGA
- a CDS encoding ABC transporter substrate-binding protein — protein sequence MRRLPLRRLVTLATLAVVGAATLGSTAACGDDSEGGSSSPVTLRLGYFPNITHAPAVVGVEKGIFAEKLGANVKLDPKTFNAGPAAIEAVFSGALDATYIGPNPTVNAFSKSKGEAVRVISGAASGGVALVVKPGITGVQDLKGKKIATPQLGNTQDVAIRYWLKQQGLKTTKEGGGDVKIVPQENAQTVETFNSGGIDGAWVPEPFVSRLVNAGGKVLVDERDLWPDKKFVITNLLVSTKFLKAHPDVVQKLVDGQVAANEFVNTKPDEAQQAISDAIGKITGKPLDLKLIKQAWPTLEFTNDPISSSLKAGLDHAVDVDLTEPVDLKGLYDLKYLNNALKAQGKPEVVQP from the coding sequence ATGAGACGGCTCCCCCTGCGCCGGTTGGTCACCCTGGCCACCCTCGCCGTGGTCGGCGCGGCGACCCTGGGCAGCACCGCCGCGTGCGGCGACGACAGCGAGGGCGGCAGCTCCAGCCCGGTGACGCTGCGCCTCGGCTACTTCCCCAACATCACCCACGCGCCGGCGGTCGTCGGCGTGGAGAAGGGCATCTTCGCGGAGAAGCTCGGCGCCAACGTCAAGCTGGACCCGAAGACCTTCAACGCCGGCCCGGCCGCCATCGAAGCGGTCTTCTCCGGCGCGCTGGACGCCACCTACATCGGTCCGAACCCGACCGTCAACGCCTTCTCCAAGTCCAAGGGTGAGGCCGTCCGGGTCATCTCCGGTGCGGCCTCCGGCGGCGTGGCGCTGGTGGTCAAGCCCGGCATCACCGGAGTGCAGGACCTGAAGGGCAAGAAGATCGCCACCCCGCAGCTGGGCAACACCCAGGACGTGGCGATCCGGTACTGGCTCAAGCAGCAGGGCCTCAAGACCACCAAGGAGGGTGGTGGTGACGTCAAGATCGTGCCGCAGGAGAACGCCCAGACCGTCGAGACGTTCAACAGCGGCGGGATCGACGGCGCCTGGGTGCCCGAGCCGTTCGTCTCCCGCCTGGTCAACGCTGGCGGCAAGGTGCTGGTCGACGAGCGCGACCTGTGGCCGGACAAGAAGTTCGTCATCACCAACCTGCTGGTGAGCACGAAGTTCCTCAAGGCACACCCGGACGTGGTGCAGAAGCTCGTCGACGGCCAGGTGGCCGCCAACGAGTTCGTCAACACCAAGCCGGACGAGGCGCAGCAGGCCATCTCCGACGCGATCGGCAAGATCACCGGCAAGCCGCTGGACCTGAAGCTGATCAAGCAGGCGTGGCCGACGTTGGAGTTCACCAACGACCCGATCTCGTCCTCGCTCAAGGCCGGGCTCGACCACGCCGTCGACGTGGACCTGACCGAGCCGGTGGACCTCAAGGGCCTGTACGACCTGAAGTACCTGAACAACGCGCTCAAGGCGCAGGGGAAGCCCGAGGTCGTCCAGCCATGA
- a CDS encoding RrF2 family transcriptional regulator encodes MFVSARSDYALRAMLAVAAAGGGDDGDRAGELVKAASLAEAQDIPLSFLQGILLDLRRAGLLHSHRGADGGYALTRPPGEITVGDVLRAVGGSLTTVRGLPAERAGYHGVAAGLTDVWLAVHGAIATVVDSTTLANLLTHTPTTS; translated from the coding sequence GTGTTCGTCTCCGCGCGCAGCGACTACGCGCTCCGGGCGATGCTCGCCGTCGCCGCCGCCGGTGGTGGCGACGACGGCGACAGGGCCGGCGAGTTGGTGAAGGCAGCCAGCCTGGCCGAGGCGCAGGACATCCCGCTCAGCTTCCTGCAGGGCATCCTGCTCGACCTGCGTCGGGCCGGTCTGCTGCACAGCCATCGCGGCGCCGACGGCGGGTACGCGCTGACCCGCCCACCCGGCGAGATCACCGTCGGAGACGTGCTCCGCGCGGTCGGCGGCTCGCTCACCACTGTGCGCGGTCTGCCGGCCGAGCGGGCCGGCTATCACGGGGTGGCCGCCGGGCTTACCGACGTCTGGCTGGCGGTGCACGGGGCGATCGCCACTGTGGTCGACAGCACCACCCTGGCCAACCTGCTCACCCACACCCCCACCACCTCGTGA